From Pan paniscus chromosome 6, NHGRI_mPanPan1-v2.0_pri, whole genome shotgun sequence, one genomic window encodes:
- the LOC117981060 gene encoding uroplakin-3b-like protein 1, which produces MDNSWRLGPAIGLSAGQSQLLVSLLLLLTRVQPGTDVAAPEHISYVPQLSNDTLAGRLTLSTFTLEQPLGQFSSHNISDLDTIWLVVALSNATQSFTAPRTNQDIPAPANFSQRGYYLTLRANRALYQARGQLHVLRVGNDTHCQPTKIGCNHPLPGPGPYRVKFLVMNDEGPVAETKWSSDTRLQQAQALRAVPGPQSPGTVVIIAILSILLAVLLTVLLAVLIYTCFNSCRSTSLSGPEEAGSVRRYTTHLAFSTPAEGAS; this is translated from the exons ATGGACAACAGCTGGAGGCTTGGCCCGGCCATAGGGCTCTCTGCGGGACAGTCGCAGCTGCTAGTGTCACTGTTGCTGCTACTGACCCGTGTCCAGCCTGGGACAGATGTGG CTGCCCCAGAGCACATCAGCTATGTGCCCCAGCTCTCAAACGACACCCTGGCGGGGaggctcaccctgtccaccttcACGCTGGAGCAGCCTCTAGGCCAGTTCAGCAGCCACAACATCTCTGACTTGGATACCATCTGGCTGGTGGTGGCCCTCAGCAACG CCACCCAGAGCTTCACGGCCCCACGGACAAACCAGGACATCCCTGCTCCTGCCAACTTCTCCCAGAGGGGCTACTATCTCACACTGAGGGCCAACCGGGCGCTGTACCAAGCCAGAGGCCAGCTCCATGTCCTCCGCGTCGGCAATGATACCCACTGCCAACCAACAAAAATTGGCTGCAACCATCCCCTACCAGGACCTGGCCCCTACAG GGTGAAGTTCCTGGTGATGAATGACGAAGGACCCGTGGCTGAAACAAAGTGGTCCAGCGACACTCGCCTGCAGCAAG CCCAGGCACTTCGGGCTGTCCCCGGCCCCCAGAGCCCGGGCACCGTGGTCATCATCGCCATCCTGTCTATCCTCCTGGCCGTCCTCCTCACGGTCCTCCTGGCTGTGCTCATATACACCTG CTTCAACAGCTGCAGGAGCACTTCCCTATCAGGCCCAGAGGAGGCAGGGAGTGTGAGAAGATACACCACGCACCTCGCGTTCAGCACTCCTGCCGAGGGGGCTTCCTGA
- the LOC129398187 gene encoding DNA-directed RNA polymerase II subunit RPB11-a-like, whose amino-acid sequence MNAPPAFESFVLFEGEKKITINKDTKVPNACLFTINKEDHTLGNIIKTQLLKDPQVLFAGYKVPHPLEHKIIIRVQTTPDYSPQEAFTNAITDLISELSLLEERFRVRAGPGGADGVGWTLARVPRPGTALACFFGGPRGEAAVMEEQGLPPQAPGHVD is encoded by the exons ATGAACGCCCCTCCAGCCTTCGAGTCGTTCGTGCTCTTCGAGGGCGAGAAGAA GATCACCATTAACAAGGACACCAAGGTACCCAATGCCTGTTTATTCACCATCAACAAAGAAGACCACACACTGGGAAACATCATTAAGAC ACAACTCCTAAAGGACCCGCAAGTGCTATTTGCTGGCTACAAAGTCCCCCACCCCTTGGAGCACAAGATCATCATCCGAGTGCAGACCACGCCGGACTACAGCCCCCAGGAAGCCTTTACCAACGCCATCACCGACCTCATCAGTGAGCTGTCCCTGCTGGAGGAGCGCTTCCGGGTGAGGGCGGGGCCTGGAGGGGCAGACGGGGTGGGCTGGACACTGGCCCGTGTGCCCAGGCCTGGGACAGCCCTGGCCTGTTTCTTCGGAGGTCCTAGGGGAGAGGCAGCGGTGATGGAAGAGCAGGGACTTCCACCACAGGCTCCAGGACATGTGGACTGA